The sequence TTGTTACTGTTAATTCCAAAAATGTTTCTGCCGATGGCCGTTTTCGCAATTGTACAACGTTTCTTCGGAATCGAAGCCGGGGTTGCGAGTGTTGCAGTGATGGGCTTGATCGGGTTTTTATTAAGAGAAAAGATTTTCGATACCATCGTAAAACATTACAAAGTAGAAAAGTACAGTACATTAGAAGCATTCAAAAACAAAGATTAATATGATTACTATCAATAATTTATCAAAAACATACGGAAAAGCAACCGTTTTAAATATCGAGCATCTTGAAATTCCCAATGGAGAAACTTTCGGTCTGGTAGGAAACAACGGAGCAGGGAAAACAACTCTTTTCAGCTTGATGTTGGATCTTATCCAGGCGACAACCGGTTTTGTAAGCATCGACGGAATCAAGGTAAGTGAGTCTGAAGCATGGAAAAATAAAGTTTCAGCTTTTGTGGACGATTCTTTCCTCATCGGATATTTGACGCCGGAGGAATATTTCTATTTCATCGGAGAACTGAGAGGGCAGAACAAAGCTTCGGTAGATGAATTTTTAAAACAGTTTCATGATCTTTTTAATGGTGAAATTTTAAATTCAGGGAAATATGTCCGTGATTTATCCAAAGGAAACCAGAAGAAAGTAGGAATTGTAGGAGCCATTATCGGAAATCCTGAAATCATTATTCTGGATGAGCCTTTTGCCAATCTTGATCCTTCTACACAGATCAAATTGAAGAATTTAATTAAAGAATTATCAAAACAAGACGGGGTAACCTTCCTTATTTCCAGCCACGATCTTTCGCATACGACAGAGGTATGCAACAGGATTGTTGTTGTGAATAAAGGGTTATTGGTAAAAGATATTCAGACCAATCCGGAAACTTTGAAAGATCTTGAGCAGTACTTTGCAGATCAGATTTCTAGTCCGCTGGAAGCTGTTGAGGTCTCTGATTTAAAATAATCGATATAAATTAAACCTTCAAGGTTTGAATAAGTAAAAACTAATAATAATGAAAATAGAATCGCAAAACGTCACCGACTATCCGAACAGCAATACAATTTTCATGGTTTGGAGATTGGTAGATGATCCCAAGCTGAAGGAAATTTTCCAGCAATTAAGCGCTTTGGTATTGAATCTTAATAATTCCGTTTTCAACAGATTTCCCGACAGCAGGGCGAGCTGCGTGATGGGAATCGGGCATAATGCATGGAAAATCCTGGAGCTTCCGACTCCGCTTCCCAAAGAACTGGTGAATTTTGAAGAAATCAGAGGAGATAAGCATACCGCAGTTTCAACACCGGGAGACTTGCATTTTCATTTGAGGGCAGACGATAAAAGTATCATTTTTGATATGGCGATTGAGATTTCAAAATTATTAACGCCAGTTGCGGAAAGTATTCTGGAAATTCATGGATTTAAATATTGGGACGACCGTTCAATTCTCGGTTTTGTAGACGGAACGGAAAATCCGCACAATGAAGACCGGGATTTTTTCGCTAAAATAGGGGACGAAGATTTACAATATAAAGGAGGAAGTTATCTTTTTACTCAAAAATACCTTCACAATATCAACGCTTGGAGAAGTCTTTCGGTAGAGGAACAGGAGAAAGTAATCGGTCGGTCGAAGGAAAATGATATTGAAATGTCTGATGATGTAAAACCTTCCAATTCTCACATCGCATTGGCAAATATCGAAGGCGAAAACGGCGAAGAATTAAAAATTGTAAGAGACAACATGCCTTTCGGGAGTCCTTCCATGGGTGAATTTGGAACTTATTTTATTTCTTATGCGAGTACTTTCAGCACTACAAAAAAAATGCTGACGAATATGTTCATCGGTGATCCTCCGGGAAACCATGACCGGATTTTAGATTTCAGTACGGCAGTTACGGGAACGCTTTTCTTTATTCCGACAAAAAATATGCTGGATGATTTTTCAGGCTAAACAAA is a genomic window of Chryseobacterium wanjuense containing:
- a CDS encoding ABC transporter ATP-binding protein, which translates into the protein MITINNLSKTYGKATVLNIEHLEIPNGETFGLVGNNGAGKTTLFSLMLDLIQATTGFVSIDGIKVSESEAWKNKVSAFVDDSFLIGYLTPEEYFYFIGELRGQNKASVDEFLKQFHDLFNGEILNSGKYVRDLSKGNQKKVGIVGAIIGNPEIIILDEPFANLDPSTQIKLKNLIKELSKQDGVTFLISSHDLSHTTEVCNRIVVVNKGLLVKDIQTNPETLKDLEQYFADQISSPLEAVEVSDLK
- a CDS encoding Dyp-type peroxidase: MKIESQNVTDYPNSNTIFMVWRLVDDPKLKEIFQQLSALVLNLNNSVFNRFPDSRASCVMGIGHNAWKILELPTPLPKELVNFEEIRGDKHTAVSTPGDLHFHLRADDKSIIFDMAIEISKLLTPVAESILEIHGFKYWDDRSILGFVDGTENPHNEDRDFFAKIGDEDLQYKGGSYLFTQKYLHNINAWRSLSVEEQEKVIGRSKENDIEMSDDVKPSNSHIALANIEGENGEELKIVRDNMPFGSPSMGEFGTYFISYASTFSTTKKMLTNMFIGDPPGNHDRILDFSTAVTGTLFFIPTKNMLDDFSG